The following proteins come from a genomic window of Enterococcus gilvus ATCC BAA-350:
- a CDS encoding epoxyqueuosine reductase QueH: protein MNTIDATEIVEKMSNQKINYDRVLHKMIQSWENEDVRPRILIHSCCAPCSTYTLEFLTQHADVTIFFSNSNIHPESEYQRRVLVQEKFINDFNAATGNHVDLIIDDYKPNEFIQLMQKKELTEEPEGGKRCTACFNMRLDLAAKEALDRGYDYFGSALTISPKKNSQLINQIGMDIQKIYNTHYLPSDFKKNSGYQRSIEMCKEYDVYRQCYCGCVFAAKQQGCDLKTINKEAKAYVKEHRRETQTLSN, encoded by the coding sequence ATGAATACAATAGATGCAACGGAAATCGTTGAAAAAATGAGCAATCAGAAAATAAATTATGATCGTGTGCTCCATAAGATGATCCAATCGTGGGAAAATGAAGACGTTCGCCCCCGAATTTTGATTCATTCTTGTTGCGCTCCTTGCAGTACCTATACATTGGAATTCTTGACCCAGCATGCGGATGTGACGATCTTTTTCTCAAATTCAAACATCCATCCTGAAAGTGAATACCAACGTCGCGTCTTGGTCCAAGAGAAGTTTATCAATGACTTTAATGCGGCGACCGGGAATCATGTAGATTTGATCATTGATGATTATAAGCCGAATGAATTTATTCAATTGATGCAGAAAAAAGAACTGACCGAAGAGCCCGAGGGCGGAAAACGCTGCACGGCTTGTTTCAATATGCGTCTAGATTTAGCGGCAAAAGAAGCACTGGACCGCGGGTACGATTATTTCGGCAGCGCCTTGACGATCTCACCGAAAAAGAACAGCCAGTTGATCAATCAGATCGGGATGGATATTCAAAAAATATACAATACCCATTATCTGCCAAGCGATTTCAAGAAAAATTCCGGCTATCAACGGTCGATCGAAATGTGTAAAGAATACGATGTTTACCGTCAATGCTACTGCGGATGTGTGTTTGCCGCAAAACAACAGGGCTGTGATTTGAAAACAATCAATAAGGAAGCCAAAGCCTATGTGAAAGAACATCGGAGAGAAACGCAGACACTATCAAATTAA
- a CDS encoding GRP family sugar transporter, whose protein sequence is MTIIFLLPALGWGFMPIIAKLTNAKPINQLLGTTTMSLLIGVVFTLIVDPGYDRQHFLAALFSGCFWSIGQYLQFYSFQLLPVSEAMPISNGTQLIGTTFIAAIFFKEWSNWNTVTVGIGGILLIIFGIFLTSYLGERKETQQSIVEKRKAIYSLLLSSTALTIYVTLPQGFQASGAEVLLPQAIGMWISSIILSTMMRSDANWSEVGKNLGTGLAWSIANVSLFLSIPVIGVAKSFTFSQLAVLISIYAGIAILKVQKTRKELKIISLGAMFITAGIILIGLLK, encoded by the coding sequence ATGACTATTATTTTTTTGTTACCTGCTTTAGGATGGGGATTTATGCCTATTATAGCCAAATTGACCAATGCGAAACCAATCAATCAGCTTTTGGGAACAACAACAATGAGTTTATTAATAGGGGTTGTTTTCACTTTGATTGTTGACCCTGGTTACGATAGACAACATTTCTTAGCTGCTCTTTTCTCTGGATGTTTTTGGTCAATCGGACAATATTTGCAATTCTATTCTTTTCAATTGCTCCCTGTATCTGAAGCTATGCCAATTTCGAACGGAACTCAATTGATTGGAACAACGTTCATTGCGGCAATTTTTTTTAAAGAATGGTCAAATTGGAATACGGTGACAGTCGGAATTGGAGGTATTCTTTTAATCATTTTTGGTATTTTTTTAACCTCATATTTAGGAGAACGAAAAGAAACTCAGCAATCAATTGTAGAAAAGAGAAAAGCTATTTATTCGCTGCTTTTATCGTCCACAGCATTAACTATTTATGTAACATTACCGCAAGGTTTTCAGGCTAGTGGGGCGGAGGTACTTTTACCGCAAGCAATTGGAATGTGGATATCTTCAATCATTTTATCAACTATGATGAGAAGTGATGCGAACTGGAGTGAAGTAGGAAAAAATCTTGGAACAGGGCTAGCATGGAGTATCGCAAATGTCAGTCTATTCCTTTCCATACCAGTAATCGGGGTGGCTAAAAGCTTTACTTTTTCACAATTGGCAGTTCTAATTTCCATTTATGCAGGAATAGCAATACTGAAAGTTCAGAAAACGAGAAAAGAACTAAAAATAATCAGTTTGGGAGCCATGTTTATCACAGCAGGGATTATTCTGATCGGTTTATTAAAATAA
- a CDS encoding PTS sugar transporter subunit IIA: MLFFKTKKVMKSVANGQVLPLEAVKDEVFSSKMMGDGFAISQHDGRVYAPIDGIVKNIFPTLHAITIESKTGEKILIHMGLDTVDLKGEPFSIRVSEGQKVKSETLLAVIDLTKLEKAQKDDMIIVVFPEMIHGNLLMKNQNVTIQDEVFKF, from the coding sequence ATGCTTTTTTTTAAAACAAAAAAAGTTATGAAATCTGTTGCGAATGGTCAAGTTCTTCCTTTAGAAGCAGTAAAGGACGAGGTCTTCTCTTCAAAAATGATGGGCGACGGATTTGCGATCAGTCAACATGATGGCAGGGTCTATGCCCCGATTGACGGAATTGTTAAGAACATTTTCCCAACCCTACACGCGATTACGATTGAGAGTAAAACAGGAGAAAAAATTTTGATTCATATGGGATTAGACACCGTGGATTTAAAAGGAGAGCCCTTCTCAATCAGAGTATCCGAAGGACAAAAAGTGAAGTCCGAGACCCTGCTTGCCGTGATAGATTTAACAAAACTGGAAAAGGCACAAAAAGATGATATGATCATTGTAGTTTTTCCTGAAATGATTCACGGAAACTTGTTAATGAAGAATCAAAACGTAACCATTCAAGACGAGGTATTTAAATTTTAA
- a CDS encoding maltose-6'-phosphate glucosidase produces the protein MTKKQIITIAGGGSTYTPGIIQAVLNNADRLPLSEIRLYDIDEQRNDDMYLIIQYMLKKEGFKDVVISSTEDPEKAFTGSDFIFSQIRVGGMKMREKDEKIPLNHGLVGQETCGLGGFAYGMRSMNGLLEIVGYVQEYAPNAWILNYTNPESIVSEAVRRQYPKAKMINACDMTISIEETIAVNYGYDRKNWIPTYYGLNHFGWYTSIYDKELKRDVMPEIIEKLTTQEMEVADFNAGDKTWQEAFSMMSVITKNFPQNIPNNYLEYYLYPDMVVEHADKDYTRANMVMEGREKNTKEMAEKIRDGATEDILNFNFGEHGQYIVDMATSLLNDERRRFMLIVPNQGAIPNLRADAVVEVPAYVGATGVEPISLREPISDFHKGLMEAQVAAEKLLVDAYFEGSYQKALQAFTLNQTVPNARVAKNILDEMIEANKEYWPKLV, from the coding sequence ATGACTAAAAAACAAATTATTACGATTGCTGGCGGAGGTAGTACGTACACACCAGGAATAATTCAAGCCGTCTTAAACAACGCGGATCGCTTACCACTTTCAGAGATTCGCTTATACGATATTGATGAACAAAGAAATGATGATATGTATTTGATCATCCAATATATGCTAAAAAAAGAAGGCTTTAAAGATGTGGTGATTTCTTCAACGGAAGACCCAGAGAAAGCTTTCACTGGAAGTGATTTTATATTTTCACAAATTCGGGTTGGTGGAATGAAAATGCGGGAGAAAGATGAAAAAATCCCATTAAACCATGGGTTAGTGGGACAAGAAACTTGCGGCTTAGGGGGATTCGCTTACGGTATGCGCTCAATGAATGGGTTGTTAGAAATCGTTGGCTATGTGCAAGAGTATGCTCCAAATGCGTGGATACTGAACTACACGAATCCTGAATCAATCGTTTCAGAAGCGGTTCGCAGACAATATCCAAAGGCAAAAATGATCAATGCCTGTGACATGACGATATCAATTGAAGAAACAATCGCTGTCAATTATGGTTATGATCGTAAAAATTGGATACCAACTTACTACGGGTTAAACCATTTCGGCTGGTATACCTCGATCTACGATAAAGAGTTAAAACGAGATGTGATGCCTGAGATCATTGAAAAATTGACCACACAAGAAATGGAAGTAGCTGATTTCAATGCAGGCGATAAAACTTGGCAGGAAGCATTCAGTATGATGTCAGTGATTACGAAAAACTTTCCTCAAAATATTCCAAACAATTATTTAGAGTATTACTTATATCCAGATATGGTAGTGGAGCACGCAGATAAAGACTATACACGTGCCAACATGGTGATGGAGGGTAGAGAGAAAAATACGAAAGAGATGGCGGAAAAAATTCGCGATGGAGCGACTGAAGATATTTTAAACTTTAATTTCGGTGAACACGGACAGTACATCGTTGATATGGCGACCTCGTTATTAAATGATGAACGTCGGCGCTTTATGCTGATCGTCCCAAATCAAGGAGCCATTCCAAACTTGCGAGCAGATGCAGTTGTTGAAGTGCCAGCTTATGTCGGGGCTACAGGAGTCGAGCCAATTTCATTAAGGGAACCTATTAGTGATTTCCATAAAGGGTTGATGGAAGCCCAAGTAGCAGCTGAAAAATTGTTAGTAGATGCTTACTTTGAAGGCTCTTATCAGAAAGCCTTACAGGCATTCACGCTTAATCAAACCGTTCCTAATGCTAGAGTTGCAAAAAATATTTTAGATGAAATGATTGAAGCCAATAAAGAATACTGGCCAAAATTAGTTTAG